One stretch of Longimicrobium sp. DNA includes these proteins:
- a CDS encoding baseplate J/gp47 family protein, with translation MPLPVPRLDDRTFAELVREGESLIPRYGGEWTDRNPSDPGVTLVELFAWLTETAIYQLDRIPPSSVEAFVRLLGESRAVFADGSRETTDSALSRAVRGVGQRRRAVTAAEFEQLALETDPGSGPSVARARFLRLSIGTCRTPDELRKAMGSKAPLGTTGGEGEAAAVVIVPADRVSHRPLPSTELIERVFNRLNERRVLGTRVRVFGPEYVPVAVATTVARRRGSGLTRERVQAEIVRFLSPLDGGADGRGWPFGRPVYKSELYQLLEGMAAVDHVSELHLYHVPTTTGDVSEVPLPPYGLVDAARERIAVTVTEA, from the coding sequence ATGCCGCTTCCCGTACCGCGCCTGGACGACCGCACCTTCGCCGAGCTGGTGCGCGAGGGCGAGTCGCTGATCCCCCGCTACGGCGGCGAGTGGACCGACCGCAACCCGTCGGACCCCGGCGTCACCCTGGTGGAGCTGTTCGCCTGGCTCACCGAGACGGCCATCTACCAGCTCGACCGCATCCCCCCGTCGAGCGTGGAGGCGTTCGTCCGCCTGCTGGGCGAGAGCCGCGCCGTCTTCGCCGACGGCTCTCGGGAGACGACGGACTCGGCGCTCTCCCGCGCCGTCCGCGGCGTGGGCCAGCGGCGCCGGGCCGTCACCGCTGCCGAGTTCGAGCAGCTGGCGCTGGAGACGGACCCCGGCAGCGGACCATCCGTCGCCCGCGCGCGCTTCCTCCGCCTGTCCATCGGCACCTGCCGCACGCCGGACGAGCTGCGGAAGGCGATGGGAAGCAAGGCGCCGCTGGGGACGACGGGCGGAGAGGGCGAGGCCGCGGCGGTGGTCATCGTCCCCGCCGACCGCGTGTCGCACCGCCCGCTGCCGTCCACGGAACTGATCGAGCGCGTGTTCAACCGGCTGAACGAGCGGCGGGTGCTGGGAACGCGCGTGCGCGTGTTCGGCCCCGAGTACGTCCCCGTCGCCGTCGCGACGACGGTTGCCCGGCGGCGCGGGAGCGGGTTGACGCGCGAGCGGGTGCAGGCGGAGATCGTGCGCTTCCTCTCCCCCCTCGACGGCGGGGCGGACGGGCGGGGATGGCCGTTCGGGCGGCCGGTCTACAAGAGCGAGCTCTACCAGCTGCTGGAGGGGATGGCCGCGGTGGACCACGTGAGCGAGCTGCACCTCTACCACGTGCCGACGACGACGGGCGACGTCTCCGAGGTGCCGCTGCCGCCGTACGGGCTGGTGGACGCGGCGCGCGAGCGCATCGCCGTGACGGTGACGGAGGCCTGA